From one Coffea eugenioides isolate CCC68of chromosome 11, Ceug_1.0, whole genome shotgun sequence genomic stretch:
- the LOC113754028 gene encoding probable WRKY transcription factor 75, with the protein MENYSPIFQYSSSTLTSSASASAAPMLLMNPMTSNATGSTEHQSHDKANNGVLGLMSSVEAPTSGVISNLSRSSSSFVGTETEVKSGKKKADKKIRKPRYAFQTRSQVDILDDGYRWRKYGQKAVKNNKFPRSYYRCTHQGCNVKKQVQRLSKDEGVVVTTYEGMHSHPIEKSTDNFEHILTQMQIYTTSF; encoded by the exons ATGGAAAATTATTCACCGATTTTCCAATACTCTTCTTCAACATTAACATCTTCAGCTTCAGCTTCAGCAGCTCCTATGTTATTAATGAACCCGATGACTTCAAATGCCACAGGCAGTACTGAACATCAAAGTCATGACAAAGCAAATAATGGGGTACTAGGCTTGATGTCTAGCGTGGAAGCTCCTACTTCAGGTGTTATAAGTAATCTTTCCCGGAGCAGCAGCAGCTTTGTTGGCACTGAAACTGAGGTCAAATCGGGCAAGAAAAAGGCAGACAAGAAAATTAGGAAGCCCAGATATGCTTTCCAAACCAGAAGCCAGGTTGATATTCTTGATGACGGTTATAGATGGAGGAAATATGGACAAAAGGCTGTGAAAAACAACAAATTTCCAAG GAGCTACTATCGCTGTACGCATCAAGGCTGCAACGTGAAGAAGCAAGTGCAGAGGCTATCTAAAGACGAAGGAGTTGTGGTGACAACTTATGAGGGGATGCATTCGCATCCAATCGAGAAATCCACAGATAACTTCGAGCACATCTTGACTCAGATGCAAATTTACACTACTTCTTTCTGA